From Triticum aestivum cultivar Chinese Spring chromosome 4A, IWGSC CS RefSeq v2.1, whole genome shotgun sequence, a single genomic window includes:
- the LOC123086861 gene encoding uncharacterized protein — MQTRQKFARVDTQELKSRIAKKLGHQRAEHYFNSLKKFLSFKLNKDEFDKICLSVLGKENIKLHNFLIRSILSNASLSLGPPSKQTVTGNSQTSMVSNGPLGNGALPAKMGRSITSRDRKFADRPSPLGPHGKAPHGHGGEVSNSCDIPRSREQQSTLEFVSSGSKVLLEVVSVEDGEEVEQVRSSPACVQSRSPIRAPLGIPLGIPKAHTPQPSTSYSYETCSNNEELPDTRSLWNVLQHRLQAQGLNVSMEFAHVLNSGLNSHLTRLLKSSLDVAKARGNGTRIPQANGRAGPSWNGGQNHGFPPESGQFYQASLQDVKVAVESNRQLLSCDHSKQHEKLSFRLMDQ, encoded by the coding sequence ATGCAGACTCGTCAGAAATTCGCTCGTGTGGACACCCAGGAGCTGAAATCCCGGATCGCCAAGAAGCTGGGCCATCAGCGGGCCGAGCACTACTTCAACAGCCTCAAGAAATTCCTGAGCTTTAAGCTCAACAAGGATGAGTTTGACAAGATTTGCTTGAGTGTGTTGGGCAAGGAAAATATCAAGCTTCATAATTTCCTCATTCGGTCAATCCTCAGCAATGCTTCCTTGTCCCTTGGACCGCCTAGTAAGCAGACGGTGACCGGTAACTCACAGACTAGCATGGTGTCCAATGGGCCACTGGGCAATGGCGCTCTGCCGGCGAAGATGGGGCGGTCTATCACTAGCAGGGATAGGAAGTTCGCTGATAGGCCAAGCCCCCTTGGTCCCCATGGGAAGGCGCCTCATGGTCATGGAGGCGAAGTGAGCAACTCCTGCGACATACCGAGATCTAGGGAGCAACAGAGTACCCTGGAGTTTGTTTCATCAGGGAGCAAGGTTCTGTTGGAAGTTGTCTCTGTAGAAGATGGGGAGGAGGTTGAGCAAGTGCGCAGTAGCCCAGCGTGTGTTCAAAGTCGGAGCCCCATCAGAGCTCCGTTGGGGATTCCGTTGGGGATTCCAAAGGCTCACACTCCTCAGCCTTCTACCTCTTACAGTTATGaaacatgctctaataatgaggaGTTGCCAGATACTCGGTCATTGTGGAATGTACTTCAGCACAGATTGCAAGCACAAGGCCTGAATGTATCCATGGAGTTTGCTCATGTACTGAATTCTGGGTTGAACTCACATTTAACTCGCTTGCTCAAGTCTTCTTTGGATGTCGCTAAAGCAAGGGGAAATGGAACAAGGATACCTCAAGCAAATGGAAGAGCAGGTCCTTCATGGAATGGTGGACAGAACCATGGCTTTCCTCCAGAATCAGGCCAGTTCTACCAAGCTTCGTTACAAGATGTTAAGGTAGCAGTGGAGTCCAACCGTCAGTTATTGAGTTGTGACCATTCCAAGCAGCATGAGAAGCTTAGCTTTCGTCTTATGGACCAGTGA